A single Oryctolagus cuniculus chromosome 16, mOryCun1.1, whole genome shotgun sequence DNA region contains:
- the LOC100358947 gene encoding heterogeneous nuclear ribonucleoprotein A1-like: MSKSESPKEPEQLRKLFIGGLSFETTDESLRSHFEQWGTLTDCVVMRDPNTKRSRGFGFVTYATVEEVDAAMNARPHKVDGRVVEPKRAVSREDSQRPGAHLTVKKIFVGGIKEDTEEHHLRDYFEQYGKIEVIEIMTDRGSGKKRGFAFVTFDDHDSVDKIVIQKYHTVNGHNCEVRKALSKQEMASASSTPRGQSGSGNFGGGRGGGFGGNDNFGRGGNFSGRGGFSGSRGGGGYGGSGDGYNGFGNDGSNFGGSGGYNDFGNYNNQSSNFGPMKGGNFGGRSSGPYGGGGQYFAKPRNQGGYGGSSSSSSYGSGRRF; encoded by the coding sequence ATGTCGAAGTCAGAGTCGCCCAAGGAGCCCGAGCAGCTGCGGAAGCTCTTCATCGGAGGGCTGAGCTTTGAGACGACCGATGAGAGCCTGAGGAGCCATTTTGAGCAATGGGGCACGCTCACGGACTGCGTGGTAATGAGAGACCCGAACACCAAGCGCTCCAGGGGCTTTGGGTTTGTCACCTACGCCACCGTGGAGGAGGTGGATGCGGCCATGAACGCAAGGCCACacaaagtggatggaagagttgtgGAACCAAAGAGGGCTGTGTCGAGAGAAGATTCCCAAAGACCAGGTGCCCACCTCACTGTGAAAAAGATCTTCGTGGGTGGCATTAAAGAAGACACTGAAGAGCATCACCTCCGAGATTACTTTGAGCAGTACGGGAAAATCGAGGTGATTGAGATCATGACTGACCGAGGCAGTGGCAAGAAGAGGGGCTTTGCTTTTGTGACCTTCGACGACCATGACTCCGTGGATAAGATTGTCATTCAGAAATACCACACTGTGAACGGCCACAACTGTGAAGTGAGGAAGGCCCTGTcgaagcaggagatggccagcGCTTCGTCCACCCCGAGAGGTCAAAGTGGTTCTGGAAACTTTGGTGGTGGTCGTGGAGGTGGTTTTGGTGGCAATGACAACTTTGGTCGTGGAGGAAACTTCAGTGGTCGTGGTGGCTTCAGCGGCAGCCGCGGTGGAGGTGGTTATGGTGGCAGTGGGGATGGTTACAATGGATTTGGTAATGACGGAAGCAATTTTGGAGGCAGTGGAGGCTACAATGATTTTGGCAATTACAACAATCAATCTTCAAATTTTGGACCCATGAAGGGAGGAAATTTTGGAGGCAGAAGCTCTGGCCCCTATGGTGGTGGCGGCCAATATTTTGCCAAACCACGAAATCAAGGTGGCTATGGTGGttctagcagcagcagcagctatggCAGTGGCAGAAGGTTTTAA